The bacterium genome segment GGGTTGCTTCGCTGCTTCCCCGGCAGCCCCACTTGCCGAGGGGACCCACAGGTCCGGCTGCGGCCCCGGCAGCCGATCCGACTGCAGAGGTGCCGGGATGCGGGCACACTCAGCCAGCGCGGGATCGCGGAAGTACCGGAACTTCGTCCCCAGAATCGGCTGCGCACCCGCCACGAAGATGAGGCTCGTGTCGTCGGGAAGCCGCATGGCTTCGTCGGGGGCCAGGAGGGGTCGCTGCGATTCCTGTTCCGACGCCATGACGTGCATCAGCACCGGGTTGAGGCGGTTGCCGGTGTAGGTTCGGGTCTCCTTGTGGACGGTCATGGCGCCGGCCATGTCCGAGAGCAGGCGCGCTGTCTCGATCTTGTTGGGGGCATAGGCGACGCGGATCGGACAGTTCGAGACGATGCTCTCGTCGCGGCCGTAGGCGGCATAGAGCTGCGAGAGGTCCTGCGCGATCAGGTAGGCCTTGATTCCATAGCCGGCCAGGTACGCGAGCTGGGTCTGGAAGAAGTCGAGCCTTCCGAGGCTCGGAAACTCGTCGAGCATGAGAAGAAGGCGATGCCGATAGCTCGGCGCTGGAACTCCATTGCGGAATTCCATTCGCTCGGTCAGGCGTCTTCCGATCTGGTTGATCAGCAGCCGAAGTAGCGGCCGAGTTCGACTCAGGTCCGACGGCGGCACGGTCAGGTACAAGCTTACCGGTCGCTCCTGGTGCATCAGATCGCTGATGCAGAAGTCGGAGCAGGCTGTGTTCGCGGCGACCAGGTCGTCGTGGTAGAGGGTCAGGAACTTCGTGGCGGATGAGAGGACGCTGGAGCGCTCGTTGTCCGACTTGTTGAGAAGCGACCGCGCCGCTCGTGCGACTGCAGGATGAGTGGCCGTTCGCTTCCCGTCCTTCGGATCGACCCAGCCACGCTCGAGGGATGGATCGTGCCTCGTCGAGAGCATCTCGTTGAGCACTTCGTCGACGGCGCGGTGCGGATCGGTGAGCAGGTCCAGGCAGCCGCGGAGGCTCTTGTCCGGCCCCGCATAGAGCACGTGGAGGATCGCACCACTGAGTACCTCCTGGGCCGTCAGGTCCCAGTGGTCCTTCGCACCGTCTCCGTCAGGATCCACCAGGAGGTCGGCGATGTTCTGGACGTCGCGGATTTCATGGGGCCCCCGACGGACCTCGAGGAGCGGGTTGTACCGGGCGGCGGATCCATCCTCGCAGGTCGGGTCGAAGCGGAGACATTTGCTGCCGAGTTGGTGCTGGCGCCAACCAGCCGTGAGCGCCCAGTTCTCTCCCTTGATGTCATTCACGAGCACGGAGTGCGGCCAGGAGAGGAGAGTGGGGATGACCCATCCGACGCCCTTTCCCGACCGCGAAGGTGCGAACCCGAGGACGTGCTCCGGGCCGTCGTGGCGAAGTGGCTCCAGCTTGCCGCGGCGCTGGATGGCGCCCACGTAGACGCCCGCGTCGACGACAAGCCCGGTC includes the following:
- a CDS encoding type IV secretory system conjugative DNA transfer family protein; its protein translation is MQPKTLYRLPTSGERNTAAGIFVGSTFAIVGSLVLLLWTVTQWAAWKLGFQTGLGTPLFAPGQTEQLWFGALAIVAIGAAIAALAFPRTRSWSLGCLLAAVLAGASWLGPLYAPWDFFRWELRFGHVPGTEAVWQTGHWLIGVPAHFVFVVGIALAVHRARKIGGHTDSHGSARWADAGDIASTGLVVDAGVYVGAIQRRGKLEPLRHDGPEHVLGFAPSRSGKGVGWVIPTLLSWPHSVLVNDIKGENWALTAGWRQHQLGSKCLRFDPTCEDGSAARYNPLLEVRRGPHEIRDVQNIADLLVDPDGDGAKDHWDLTAQEVLSGAILHVLYAGPDKSLRGCLDLLTDPHRAVDEVLNEMLSTRHDPSLERGWVDPKDGKRTATHPAVARAARSLLNKSDNERSSVLSSATKFLTLYHDDLVAANTACSDFCISDLMHQERPVSLYLTVPPSDLSRTRPLLRLLINQIGRRLTERMEFRNGVPAPSYRHRLLLMLDEFPSLGRLDFFQTQLAYLAGYGIKAYLIAQDLSQLYAAYGRDESIVSNCPIRVAYAPNKIETARLLSDMAGAMTVHKETRTYTGNRLNPVLMHVMASEQESQRPLLAPDEAMRLPDDTSLIFVAGAQPILGTKFRYFRDPALAECARIPAPLQSDRLPGPQPDLWVPSASGAAGEAAKQPDLESEMGREAPPPSASPGGSGDGSGIAKQSEASNDLHVATLDRAAEAGTAADEPEGNG